The genomic interval AGAAATCGTTGAGCGAACAAGAGGCTGAAAACACAGATCGCCAAATTTTATGGATCCGCGGTCAAGCCAATGAGTCTCTGGGAAACCCCAAGGCCGCTGTGGAAGACTACCGAAGAGCATTAGAACTCTGGGCCGATGACAGCGACTCCGACATGTTCCGACGAGTTCAGTTTCGCATGACGAAACTCTTACGGAAAGTCGGCTCTACGCGTGAGGTGATCGATCGACTTGAGATAGACGGGAAACGCCTGAAAGAGAGCGGGAATACGGAACAGTTTGCTCAGAACCAACGGCTTCTTGCTCGCGAACATTCAGCAGTCGGACACCATCGAGACGCGATCAGCGTACTACAAAACACACTTCGAGAACTGCCGGATCCATCAACCGAATCCATACGTATCGAGCGTGCCTTCCTGACACGCCAGTTGGGCTCGACATTGAGAATGGACCAGGGTCATCATTCACAGAGAGAGGCAGTTGACCGACTGACAGAAAGTTGCGCCCTTTGGAGAGAAATCGCGGATCGTTCACAGAAATGGTCGTCGCAGGTCGAACTCGCCAAGACTCAAAAAAGCCTTGCCTTTGCCCTTGAGGGCGCGCGAAGACACGAAGAAGCACTTGAGTTGTTGCAACAAAGCATGGCGACGTTCGAACGCCTCGGCGACGGTGCAGAGCTTGCCGACTCCTATACCTGCGTCGCATCTCGGCTGCTCAAGACGGGACACGCCAAAGAAGCAGTTTTCCTGGCAGAACGAGCGGTAAAGATTTCAGAGAAAGAAGACTCGCCACTCTGCTTGGCACGCGCTCTGTCCACGCTTGGTCAGTGCTATGGTTACCTCACACGACTCGATGAAGCTGTCGAGGTTCACAAACGCATGCTTCACCTCAACGAAGCTTATGCGGGAATTGATCAAGTCAATCGCGCACGAGCCATGCTCGCGTCCACTTACATTTTCCTAAGCCGGTTCGACGCCGCCGAACGCCTGCTTCGAGAAGTCATCGATTCCATTTCAGCCAAGTCGACCGGCAAAAGACTCAATCCTAGCGACGGACGGACTTTGGAGGGCGCCTACGCAAAGCTTGCACGAGCCTACCGAAACAAACACCGATACAACGATGCGATCGAAGCACTGAGACGGGCGTTGGATGTTTGTGTCGATTTCGATCTTGATTCCCAAATCCCCATCCGCCTACTGAGCTTGGCCGCCTGTTACGCGGATGTGGACAATTCAACGGACGCGATCAGCCGATTGGAAGAAGCCTATCGCCGATTCGAGAAACAAGGCCGTCGTTTCGACGTTTGGCTGCCCCGTGTTTTGACAACTCAAGGCGTCGTTCATCATAAGCGAAAAGACTACGACACGGCGATTTCCCAATTCCGCCGTTCCCTGCAGAAGATCGATTCCGTTGGCGATCAAGGCAACCGCGCGGTTGCCCTCAATGCACTTGGACATGCCCAACTCTGCGCGTGCAAATTTGACGATGCAATCGTTAGCCTCGACGAAAGCTTGGAAATCCTCCAGAAACTAGGAAACGAGTTGAATATTGGATCGGTGCAATCTCGCCGTGGACACGTACTGCTGAACCTGGATCGTCATGAGGAAGCCCGTGAAGCCATTGATGAATCACATCGAATCGCCAAGAGAACAGACAACACGGAAATGAAGGCAGAAGCCATGTTGGTCGAAGGCTTGCTGTTGGAGAAGCTTCAACAGACAGATCAGGCTTGCAAATGCTTTCGAGAATGCGCGGATATTTTCGATACGACCGGTGACCTGCGAAGCAAACTTGATGCATTGCGTCATCTGGCCCGGGTGCTTAAATCGTCTGATAACCCAACCCAATACCAAGCCGTTCTACTTCAATGTCACGAACTTGAACGAACACTCACAGACCGTGGATTCACCACCCACATGCCGTAGCGGTAATACTGATACTGCTTTTTCTACGGTAACCATCCGGCTTCATGAGCTTGTAACAATACTCCTGTCTCAACGCTTGGGATGTCTGAGGCTCGATCGATATCGACGCCGCGCAGCAATCTCAAATTGATACAAAGAGACCGAAGATGTCACGAACAATTGCTTTCATGACCCTGATGCTGGTGGGCCTCTCCGCCAATTTGCCCGCCAACCTGTCCGCCAATGATGTTGAGGTCGTGTATCTCAATGGAATGGTTCTCATAGAAGGAGACTCAAGCGACAACGCAATCGAGATTTCTCGCGTATACAACTCAATCCACATTGTCCGAGGGCTCAACGGGACGACGGTCGGCGGAGCGAGTTCTCAAATGATCTACATCGCAGATGACCTGCTCGTGGAAATGTTTGACGGTGACGATTTCATTGACATCCGATCACTTCACGTGCGTGGAAACGCTAATGCACAAGTCGTGATCGGACTTGGCGAGGGCGACGACACTCTGATCATGGAAAACGCGTCGGTTCGATTCAACATCCTGATATCTGACCCTCCCGGAAGCGACGGGAACGACATTGCCCTGCTGCGCTCCATCACATGCAATGACTTGGACATCTTGACCGAACTGGGAACCGATCAAATCAGCGTGGTCAGCTCCACCGTCAACGAAAACCTCGAAATCAGGGCATCGGGAGCGGCGACAGTAGGTGTTACACATAGCGACATCGATGGCGGGCTTTTCATCAACACGGGACGTTTGGGAGCAGACACGATCAATGTGATCGCCAACGACTTTGTTTGGACGAGTATCCATACGTCGGATCGAAACGACAACTTGATCATTGTAGGCAACCACAGCCACTATGTTTGGGGATCGATTAGCTTGAACAACGGCAATGACAACCTGACTTTCGAACACAATCAAATGGGCGATTGGTACACTTGGCAAGGCGGTGCGCTCCTTGTCGACGGTGGCCCAGGGACCGACCGCGGAATGATCCGCCGAGTGATGATCTGGGACCCTATCGTGACCGAGTCATGGGAAGGTTCCTTCAAGTAGACAAAGCTGTCCGCTGGCTTTTCGCTCTCATCAAGCCGGTGGGCAGAACTGGAGATAGAGTTCCCACGACGCGTCGTGTTCGGCCATGCACTGGATTTCATGTGAAGTGCACTCGGCCATCAGCGACTGATGGATCGAAGCGATGTCCGCGCCGGGCTTGATGTAAAAGATCAACTCCTTGCAAGTCGGATCGGTCAACGTCAACACATGGACTCCCGTCGCCGACTGGGCCACTTTGGCAATGATTTGATCTTCGATCGCAGAGACTTGTTCATTCTCGGCTGAATCAGGAACATCGCGACCGGATGCGACTTGATAGGGAATGGCAAACCCGAGTTTGATCCCAAGCTCGGGATGCCCGAGGAAGGGCTCCGCGGACTGATTGCGGCGAATGAACAGAATTCCAGAGTCGGTTTCAGCCCGAGCAAGACTCCACTGCGCGTCATCGCCAGGAAGTTGATCGAGATCAACGGCCATTTGTTTTCTCCTCAAGGTCATCGGCTCACGAAATCGCCAGATAGATTACCAAACGACTGTCCATCCGGGAACATCGACTCGTAGGCACAGACTCGAGCGGCACAGAGTGCTTTTTCGTAGAGGGCGATATCCGCCCTTGTCGTTTCGAATAGGCTTGGGTGCAAATAAAACCCCCGTCCCCTTTTCTCGCGCGTTCCCTTTTCGCGCGATCACTCCTCCCACTTCAAACTTACAAACATGATTCGATCCTCCTTTTTCTGATTGGAAGCTCCTTCCGTCGAGCTTGTCTCGGCGGAGGAAACAACTGACGGCTACTTGCCCAAACAAACAAAACCTCCCCACCGCCCGCGAATCGCCTTTGGCGATTCGCGGGCGGCGGGGAAGTGAATGCGACTGTGCTACCGGCTAGCTGCCAGTTGTTGCTCCGAACCGGGGCAAGCCCGGCGGAAGCAAAGAATCCATCTTACGTAGACCGTGAACAATGAGTCACAGCCGGTCAATGAAACCACCCGATCTCAATTCGGCCAAGGCCATCCCAAGAGAATCGGGAGACGAAGAGTCGTCGAGAGGGCTCCCCCAATCTTCGCAGGAACTCGCCCACGCCCCCCTCAAGAGAACCAAAAATCCACCCAGTCTCAATTCGGCCAAAAATGCGACATCAAAAAGGCCGGCAACACGTAACCTGCGAAGAACCAAAAACAAAGAGGCCTGACCCCTTTGATTTGTTCAACGGTACGTGGATTAGAACCGCTTCTGTTGACGACCGAAAGTGTTCTGTTTGGGGCTACAGTTTATCGCGTTATATCCCCAATTCCTCCCAACACAAACTCGCCAAGCAATTACCCGAT from Stieleria varia carries:
- a CDS encoding DUF695 domain-containing protein, which codes for MAVDLDQLPGDDAQWSLARAETDSGILFIRRNQSAEPFLGHPELGIKLGFAIPYQVASGRDVPDSAENEQVSAIEDQIIAKVAQSATGVHVLTLTDPTCKELIFYIKPGADIASIHQSLMAECTSHEIQCMAEHDASWELYLQFCPPA